A segment of the Pieris napi chromosome 5, ilPieNapi1.2, whole genome shotgun sequence genome:
ccatttttggcgacggataaaatgctccTTGTTGTTTTCCATTTCCATTTCaccgagttttcactcatatttgataataatcaatgtaaaccaaataaagtaaataaaaccgtacaaataacattaaaatatacatgtgtatgtttaaacataacaaacagtttttttaattatttaaaaaactggtgtatGTTAAAATccgttaatataattaaatgttgaaatcgagctttcgttaactgtcattttcatacaaaggtctatccacacACACCGATAAGccctcccatggatagcttgtatcgacagatggctattacaacCCGTCGActggttattggcacacttgttacaacattgggattaagattactatcttatatggtggattatggattgagagataggttattgggttcgggcgttagtacacgtttaaaatgtttttgttgtaATAATGGTTAACCATTGTTTCTACCATCggatagtataaataaataagtttaaaaatatgaatttaaatctACTACaggaaatataataagtaattagagtaataataataaaattataacatataatgCCTAATGCACCTATTAACTAAACAGTACATGGCCAGTACTCAATAAAACCGAGTATTTTTGGCGTATGACGTGACCTATACTTAATTAAAGCAATGTTCACCAAACACTACACTTTTGCTTGGGGTTCATAGGTGACCCAATTGGACATTGGAATTCTCTAGCAAAGTCATCAGAATTTGAAAGAGTACCAATAACCCTGAACCTTCCTGGAGAATGAACTGCCGTCTTCAGTTTATTTCGCATCGCTTCTGGACGCATTGAACCGCACCATACCTGAGAGAAATCTAactataacataatttaaggtatatttttaaggtaaacgaaaaagttttaattgattttgttatgcattatttcaattgtttcAAGTACCTGAGCGAAATTCAGGAAGAAAAGTTGTGTATGTGTATGATTTATTCCGGGAAGAGTTTCATGCTCTGCGTTGTGTTGATCAAGCCAGTTTAAGTAGGCGTGAAAAGCTTGCTTTACTCCACCGTTGTCTGCTATATTTTCACCCTTTAATGACAAAAGGTATTccaataagtttattaaaccattatttaattagaatattaaagacatctaatcttataaaactgttattaGGCTTGCTAACCTTcaatatacataattgtaaaatttgaaACATGCTCTCTCTCAACTGATGTATTTATCTATAGatagagttttattttaaaactaccaTACGCACAACACTTTATACTTGCGGTACGCGTTATACTTGTTATGACCAAattatcttattatttatgtacactGTCATAGCTTTACCCTAAGCTTGACAAAGTATTGAACATCAACGCAGATGTACAGTACTTACCTGTGTATTAACGCCATCTAGTTTCATATTAACTTCGGGAACAGTATATCTCCCATATTGATCAATAAGGCATTGCGCTCGTTTATGAAATGCCTCTATGGCCGAGTCCGACCACCATCTATGTAGGTTCCCTTCACAATCAAATAACCGACCTTTGTCGTCGAAACCGTGGGTGATTTCATGAccttaaatataaggaaagtGAGTAAGAACAGCTCTTATTAACGTGAGTTAAAAGAAGTTGTATTACATTAAAAcgcgttttaataaaataatgaaatttcaaCCCAAAGTTGTTATAGTACTATAGGGGTCGAtcaagtattgtatgtaagtaacTAATAGAGGAGCAGTAGGGTCttcattttcttatttttgatGACATGGGGTTGGGGGACCTAGATGGTGATTACGTCAGCAGTAATTATTAGTTACTTTTTTACTCACATAATTTGAAAGAGCTTTGCTTAATTTTGCTGATATGGCGGATAAATAATTGTAGTAAATcagcttacgtaatacttgaacggcgcCAGTTAGACTAAAGATTTAGAGTTACCAGTTTTTACATGTACAACCACGGTTAATCTTTAGCTTCATAAAGGGTGGCCGagagacttaaaaaaaaaatcacatttttCATTTCACATTATTAGCTctaaactttataatttaactgtttaaacataaaaacgcGTTTTAATCCGATCTGACTTCAGTAGTGCAAAATAACACTTACCAATAACAACTCCAATACCCCCAAAATTGAGCGAGCGTGGGAAATGGCGATGATAGAATGGCGGTTGCAGGATCCCAGCAGGAAACattatttggtttttattCCGACTATAGTAAGCATTAACTACCGCCGGTGCTGTATTCCATAAGGTCTTGTTTACTGGTTGACCTATTCTATAAATACAGAGGTGtcttagtaattaaaaaaatcactttagTATTGGCCTCAGATCTCTGTATCTGATTCTTGATCGTATCTTTACATCCAAGGATTCACATTGTTATTACTTACAATATGAGCAttagtacataatatacatttttaagcgTATCTTCTAGTTATTAAAAACGTAACTAACGATATTTAGGCCCGGGCCCCAGATTTCTCTATCTGTTCCTTAATTGTATCTTTATATCCAAGGTTGGATatgtcaaattttaaatatgaatgacATTCACAGTTTTGTTACTTACAATATGAACAGGCATTAGTAATTTGatgtttttaactttaaaagtgTCTATTAGTTATTAAACAGTGCCGTTACAAACTTATAGACCCGGGAGCTTAGTCAAGATGCTTTAACAGTAGTGTACgagtatgtagaaagtcgaaaactaaatttttattaagatgacagttcgtgtcgaCCAATTTTCAGACAAAtatagttttcgactttctatattaaaagtaCGTTTAAAGAATCTTGACTATGCCACCATGGCtccagatttctgtatctgtttcgtgattaaTTGTTTCTCCTAATAGGcaaagtgatcagccttccgTGCCTCACAGACGCTGTCGTTTTCTTGGTCTAAGGAATGCTGTTTGCACGATTTTTCACCGGACGAGCGAGTGACATATACTCGTACATATTCGAACGAATTCGAAGAAAATGGCGTAAGGCGAGTGAGCAGCAAATACTTTTAGCCGACTACAAGAAAACTGAAGGAAGAGAcgatcaataatttatattatattttatgttttcacGCTTTTTCCGAAGATGGCAGATACTACGGATTTCCACTTACTACGACAAATCGTTCCATCTactttcatgacattcaccatCCATGCTCGTCGGATGTGGGTACTTTTAACTAGTTCATTCTCCAGTACGTTCGGATTTAGTCCCAATATTCCCAACTAGGCCCGCCCAACCCAATTTGCCTATTGCCAAACCACTAAAGCATTCCCTTTCGTATCCTTGTCACTACATCCTCTTTCATACGGTTATTACGGTTATGTTAatgcatatattattttctcacCTCGATTGCTCCATCTTTGTCAAATGCTgcagaatatttaatatattctcAAAGTATTTATCGGGATAGATCTTCACTTGTTTGTATCTTTCATCTAGTTCGTGCTTCTTTAGAATGAAGCCAGGGTATCCGATTCTCAGCATCATCGAGTCTACTTTGTGGGCAGCAAGGTTTTTGGTCTCATCGTCTATCCAATCCGTCTTATGGAGCAGATctctgaaattttaattataaacacataaaaaatcccaaaaaaatacaacctttaaggtctgggcctcagatttctgtatctgttccgtgacaatttttttcaaataagcaaaatagatgatcagccttctgtgcctgacaccaTCGACgatgggtctaaggcatgacattcctcacgatgttttcctttatggtccataggtgcacagccgagaaACATATGACTTTATGAGGATGAGAGAGTACAAGGCGAATCGTGAGTAGCTGAGTGTGCTATACAATGAAAGAACTAATTTGTTaagaagatatttatttactacgaTGCTTCATATATAATGGGATGGTGTATAAAATTGTGACTCAAAAAACTTTGTAATATTAGTACCTATATTAGAAGGAAAGTAATTCGTAATATTACTAAGTTATCAAGAATAATCACTCTTTcctctctttctgtcaaattgtatttacgctgtgatgaataGAGACAGATGCTTTAGTTAGATTGTAAAAGAATACTAAAACAATGTTCAAAAATTCACCTGAAAGATTGTTGAATCTCCCTCGTCATAGTCAGTGTGTCATTTTTACTCATTTCATCGAAATATTTACGCACAAACATCGAACCTAACGCCATCCCCATATTAGAGTTTACTTGGGAAATGCAGTTCTTCCATCGTGGAGGGGACTGTTCTCGACCAAAgagtatgaaataaaatctgaaatttcattacataataagatattaaaaaataaataattaaaaaatattatgtaaataaaacgttAACAATGATTCAactaaagcgggccatagacggcccgcatgttgcagtcaagaccgactgcaatatgcggtcgccgcacggcgatctgcagtttccatactaaatccatattcgcaatacacggaccgctcgagcagttcccgagcaaaccgcatattgcagtcggtcttgactgcaacatgcggtccgtctatggcccgcttaaaTTGACGAGAGCAATCTCGTCTGTTTTGCTAAGGGGCCAGGTTTCATAGCCATAAGTGAGAACCTACTGGTCGCAGCAGAGTTTTGTAACCCCAGACCAATACTAGGTTggtaacatttaattttggCATTCCATTATTGAAAGTTACAGAATACGAGCGCCGATCTAAAAACAAACACGATCACGAGATTCTATAAGAGTTATATAAGAATTAGTATACTTACTGTTGCTTAGCCGATTGGAATCGGTCGTCCAAATTGTTGACGCGATGCCTCACAAAACGCCATAGCAGATAGTTTGATAAAGTGGTTGGTTCCGTCTTCTCAATTAATTGAATCAAGTGCTGCCAAATTGTTATATAAAGgcgttatatataattatatagtataatataagaGGAATTTAATAATTCGTAATAAAAAAGTTCAATAAAGGTATATAAgagatttataaaaagttaactATGCAGTtttaaaggcagtttttgccacgtGCCACcgctatgtgaaaccagctgcccactgaaatatttccgagccgattcgacttagggtGCTTCAAGATAAAagcgaccaaattcttaaaatgccggcaaATTGTGTGAGTATCACACTTAACATAAGATGAGCCGCCAGCCCGTTGGCCCCTTGTTCTACCAAAAAAAAGTTGAAGGTGGCAGGCAGAAATGACATACCTTAAGCCAAAAGccgacggcgtatgtcaggcacagaaggctgatcacctacttgactcttaaaaaagacaaataatcacgaaacagccttctgataaggagggagcttgtagtttattgtttatcagaatgtcgtaaaattactgctttacgactgatttgagcgcgaccgccgctgtgaaaaccgctgtaagagttcgaaaagtgagttacagaatcgtaaGGCAGTAACTGAAGTTTGTGGCCAGACATAAAAGGTTATTATAGCATAACTggtgttttttaattagttattcTTACCCGAACATAATGCAATGCGAAGAGCACAACGGTCTCCCCTGGATGCACTGTTCTATTCATGACGATACACAAATATCTCCTCCAATCGACTTTCGGAACCATCATTTCCAACTTGGATAACGGCATCCGTCGATACAACTCTGATACGTTACGTCTATCTTCGGGGGCGGATGTAATTTTGGCTAATCTGGGAAACACCATGTATTAAGTACAGCATAATTTACGTCAAACTCATTTACCGTAAAATTATATACCgtttgattataaaatatatagttattttgcTGGTGCTTATAAACATTTTGCAAAAAAttctattcaatttaaaaaataagcaTTGGCATTTCTCAAAACCAAAAATCGTGATTCCTTACTTgcctatgaaataaaaatggacAAAGAATCAATTGCTCTCTGAGGCCAAGATCCACATAGAATAGTACTACTATTATactattatcattattattagctATTTCAACATTTACACAATGTTCTTTAGTAATTTGACTATTGTTATTAGgcactaaaattaaaacttacttGGTTTCAAAATCGATTAGCTTTTCAGCGCTCGTCTTCACATACCCAGGCTCTCCTCCGAGCAAAATTGCGACTTTTATCAAGTAAGCTTTGTATGCATCTAAATAAGCTAGATTTGAGCCCTGAAGAAAGTAATCGCGTGTTGGTAAACCTGTAAGACAACTATACAATATATCTATAAGTCACTGgatttaaacaatattgtaaatttttaaaatatcagaCTGTAGAACGAAATATAGAATCGAATCATGAAAAATATTGTGTCATAATTCATAAATCGTTGATTAAAGATCGTGGgttttgatttgatattttttagaaCTAAAGTAAGCTAAAATGGCAATTAAGGTGGTGCACATTGCCTGAAGAACGGATGCCCGATGAGGCAAAAAAAGGACTAAAATGGAGGCCAAGTACTAGTCGGCGAAGCATTGGACAGCCTGCCACTTGGTGGAACTGGTACGAATGGAGAGCAGAGCGCAGGGACCCGGTTGTACTGGAAATTTAGGTGAGAGGCCTATGTCCAGCAGTGGACACGGCACGaacaaactaatttttttcaatatcttTCCTATATGCCAAAAccaattattttcaaatacagGTATCACACTCACTTTCTCCactcattaaaaatttaacaatattttttgtagtgCGATATTCGAGATCCCCATTTGAGTCTCCCTGAATAATCGAAATTTTCAAAcacaatatgtatttaattttaaggtcATAGCATTTTACTATGAGTAAATGTATTTCGTACCGatctataaaacaaaactataCCTAGGCTGGTTTGGTCAAATTGAATTACATACTCGTCGGAGTTTTTAATATCCGGCCCAACCCACTGAGATatcaaaatatcattattaaacAATCGTAGTTTAGCCATCAGTTCAAGCCAGTCAAAGTTTGTTGACGACCATTCAGGGTTCAATATAGGCCATCCGCCGAAAAGATCTAGCAGGTCTAAGAGCGGCTGATGGGCCCTTTGTCGCAATATTTCGTGATTCATACaagatttaaacaaatatctgGCTTTTAATGTAGCATCTCCATGAGCTGGATCCGTTGGATTCACCGTGAACTGAGATATAATTTCTTCTATTGGCTTCTGTCGTCTTTTTACTCTTCTCTTTGAAAGTAATTTTCGTCCGTTTCTAACATTAAATTTCTTTGCTggtcttaaatattttttgcttcGCTTGTGTGCGTTCAAAAACTcgtgtattttgtatttagttttatgtttgtttttgtttgttactttatctaaatatcttcgaattctatttattatttcagattTGTCATGCTCGTTAATATTGTAATGGGGCAATTCTTCAATATCTTCATTGGGTTTTAGTACAATATCTACGTGCAATTTATTTAGCAAATTGGGGCACGTTGAAGGACTAAGTACGTCTAAAAAGGACTTGTCCAAATCTAAATGTGGTCCTGGATATGAGGACGATAGATATTCGGTACTTTTAAATTCAAGGAGATCTTTAAGGACTGCATCTAAGTTTTCTCTCAGCATTTCAAAGGTATCATAACTGAAAGAATACGAATAGTTTAAATAATgctaaatttgaataaaattacttaaaacatacaaacacagaaatttgatgaattttagttattaactagtggaccccacagacgttgtcctgcatgatatttcaagctattaggatattaaagtatgaaagtaccgactgcagcgccacctgccgggctgatttgtatCTAATCTAGAAAGAACTATCGAATCTAaagaatctaaaccattcccagatccccttgaacacacacaaaaaatttcatcaaaatcggtccagtcgtttgagagaagttcagtgacatacacactcacagaagaattatatatataaagattaaagaaaatatctctATTACCTGAGGACAAAAATTTAAGACACGTCATTACAAGATATTTAATCGATTCAACATAATACCAATCACGTCTGCGATGTATGAAGAGATACTTCATAACTTCAATAATCGATATCTAGTACACCACTACGGCCACCAATTTTAGGTTGAGGGGTTCGCGGGGTGCGGGGAGTTTGCTCCGAGCATCAGTTGCGAACCGTCAACTATTAATTGTAGTGTGCGTGTGTAAAGATAACACTCAAACTTTGACGGAAGTTTTCACACATATACTATAAACGGTTAGGAGGAATAGTGGGGCGCGTCTTCGTGAATTGCACTTTCTATATACAAAAGGACTCACCCAGCCTTGTCCGCTGGTATAGAATTCAGTGAAGGCCAGTTTCCACAGGCATATTGATAAAAATCATGACAAGGATCTGCGTTCTCATCCATGAATTGTTTCATGATGCTTGCTTGTGTGTTTCTTATTGTTTCTCTATCTCCTTGGCCTTTCCAAAAGCCGTGTATACctgaaaattatttgaatatggAACGGTTGCGTAATAACTAACGAAACAACGAAAtcgattttattgtttaaaaggacttaaaagctactttaggaatttagaaaaataatttacttatagAACTTTAGAGGTATGAGTTTTGTATGATTGACTGACTTCTTATCTAAGACCATACCGATACAAtaacataaacaatatttttctatctatataaacaaaaaagaatCACGAAAAATTCGAAGACGGCTGGTCCAActcaagtattttttttatttattccatgaACTGtgaggaaggtttttatggaCAGATAAAATggaaaagcgaacagtctcTAGAGAGTAGCTTAgcaaaattatacatattttggtatgtagctactaaaaaggtagctaagaaaaaaacattaaggcgaaacgaagttcgggggattttaaaaaatataaaattacaatacgATTGTGTACAGCTTACTAGTCAGTGGACTGTGAAAtgtgtgtttaaaatttaaatgtattgactGTCAGGAGTATCTGTATcgtatatgtaatgtatatgagcaagctgcactagatgactaaatatatgagagggtAAGACATAAGAGCCTTACGAATCGCTAAGCCCTACAGACGccctaacacataaatagtatataaataagtacgggATGTCTGCCAAGAGACCTAAGGTAACAGACGGAGCCCTACGGCTTCTAAGCCCTACTGAGCTGTGTCAGCAGTTGatcaatattcaaataaaatataattaaaattactcttCAGCTGTT
Coding sequences within it:
- the LOC125049414 gene encoding neprilysin-4-like isoform X2, translated to MTRAETTPQTISVKPKSANLCRFICIIAITVVVSISYVVYRKPADSLGDPSDQFIVKNIPKTFTRLESVEPEDRDVFKGFQTSFLPHEDIILTQRFETDSDVRDFAYTTNEPSKRIKRRSQIASDDDDAAHPELYVDRGPLDDVEQVRRQPELEEGEMSSGAHVYKQVRSHTGIHGFWKGQGDRETIRNTQASIMKQFMDENADPCHDFYQYACGNWPSLNSIPADKAGYDTFEMLRENLDAVLKDLLEFKSTEYLSSSYPGPHLDLDKSFLDVLSPSTCPNLLNKLHVDIVLKPNEDIEELPHYNINEHDKSEIINRIRRYLDKVTNKNKHKTKYKIHEFLNAHKRSKKYLRPAKKFNVRNGRKLLSKRRVKRRQKPIEEIISQFTVNPTDPAHGDATLKARYLFKSCMNHEILRQRAHQPLLDLLDLFGGWPILNPEWSSTNFDWLELMAKLRLFNNDILISQWVGPDIKNSDEYVIQFDQTSLGLPTRDYFLQGSNLAYLDAYKAYLIKVAILLGGEPGYVKTSAEKLIDFETKLAKITSAPEDRRNVSELYRRMPLSKLEMMVPKVDWRRYLCIVMNRTVHPGETVVLFALHYVRHLIQLIEKTEPTTLSNYLLWRFVRHRVNNLDDRFQSAKQQFYFILFGREQSPPRWKNCISQVNSNMGMALGSMFVRKYFDEMSKNDTLTMTREIQQSFRDLLHKTDWIDDETKNLAAHKVDSMMLRIGYPGFILKKHELDERYKQVKIYPDKYFENILNILQHLTKMEQSRIGQPVNKTLWNTAPAVVNAYYSRNKNQIMFPAGILQPPFYHRHFPRSLNFGGIGVVIGHEITHGFDDKGRLFDCEGNLHRWWSDSAIEAFHKRAQCLIDQYGRYTVPEVNMKLDGVNTQGENIADNGGVKQAFHAYLNWLDQHNAEHETLPGINHTHTQLFFLNFAQVWCGSMRPEAMRNKLKTAVHSPGRFRVIGTLSNSDDFAREFQCPIGSPMNPKQKCSVW
- the LOC125049414 gene encoding neprilysin-4-like isoform X1; amino-acid sequence: MTRAETTPQTISVKPKSANLCRFICIIAITVVVSISYVVYRKPADSLGDPSDQFIVKNIPKTFTRLESVEPEDRDVFKGFQTSFLPHEDIILTQRFETDSDVRDFAYTTNEPSKRIKRRSQIASDDDEEDESLQNDEYEEGNVGGYENEENYQYDDDSKLQSAAHPELYVDRGPLDDVEQVRRQPELEEGEMSSGAHVYKQVRSHTGIHGFWKGQGDRETIRNTQASIMKQFMDENADPCHDFYQYACGNWPSLNSIPADKAGYDTFEMLRENLDAVLKDLLEFKSTEYLSSSYPGPHLDLDKSFLDVLSPSTCPNLLNKLHVDIVLKPNEDIEELPHYNINEHDKSEIINRIRRYLDKVTNKNKHKTKYKIHEFLNAHKRSKKYLRPAKKFNVRNGRKLLSKRRVKRRQKPIEEIISQFTVNPTDPAHGDATLKARYLFKSCMNHEILRQRAHQPLLDLLDLFGGWPILNPEWSSTNFDWLELMAKLRLFNNDILISQWVGPDIKNSDEYVIQFDQTSLGLPTRDYFLQGSNLAYLDAYKAYLIKVAILLGGEPGYVKTSAEKLIDFETKLAKITSAPEDRRNVSELYRRMPLSKLEMMVPKVDWRRYLCIVMNRTVHPGETVVLFALHYVRHLIQLIEKTEPTTLSNYLLWRFVRHRVNNLDDRFQSAKQQFYFILFGREQSPPRWKNCISQVNSNMGMALGSMFVRKYFDEMSKNDTLTMTREIQQSFRDLLHKTDWIDDETKNLAAHKVDSMMLRIGYPGFILKKHELDERYKQVKIYPDKYFENILNILQHLTKMEQSRIGQPVNKTLWNTAPAVVNAYYSRNKNQIMFPAGILQPPFYHRHFPRSLNFGGIGVVIGHEITHGFDDKGRLFDCEGNLHRWWSDSAIEAFHKRAQCLIDQYGRYTVPEVNMKLDGVNTQGENIADNGGVKQAFHAYLNWLDQHNAEHETLPGINHTHTQLFFLNFAQVWCGSMRPEAMRNKLKTAVHSPGRFRVIGTLSNSDDFAREFQCPIGSPMNPKQKCSVW
- the LOC125049414 gene encoding neprilysin-4-like isoform X3, translating into MTRAETTPQTISVKPKSANLCRFICIIAITVVVSISYVVYRKPADSLGDPSDQFIVKNIPKTFTRLESVEPEDRDVFKGFQTSFLPHEDIILTQRFETDSDVRDFAYTTNEPSKRIKRRSQIASDDDEEDESLQNDEYEEGNVGGYENEENYQYDDDSKLQSAAHPELYVDRGPLDDVEQVRRQPELEEGEMSSGAHVYKQVRSHTGIHGFWKGQGDRETIRNTQASIMKQFMDENADPCHDFYQYACGNWPSLNSIPADKAGYDTFEMLRENLDAVLKDLLEFKSTEYLSSSYPGPHLDLDKSFLDVLSPSTCPNLLNKLHVDIVLKPNEDIEELPHYNINEHDKSEIINRIRRYLDKVTNKNKHKTKYKIHEFLNAHKRSKKYLRPAKKFNVRNGRKLLSKRRVKRRQKPIEEIISQFTVNPTDPAHGDATLKARYLFKSCMNHEILRQRAHQPLLDLLDLFGGWPILNPEWSSTNFDWLELMAKLRLFNNDILISQWVGPDIKNSDEYVIQFDQTSLGLPTRDYFLQGSNLAYLDAYKAYLIKVAILLGGEPGYVKTSAEKLIDFETKLAKITSAPEDRRNVSELYRRMPLSKLEMMVPKVDWRRYLCIVMNRTVHPGETVVLFALHYVRHLIQLIEKTEPTTLSNYLLWRFVRHRVNNLDDRFQSAKQQFYFILFGREQSPPRWKNCISQVNSNMGMALGSMFVRKYFDEMSKNDTLTMTREIQQSFRDLLHKTDWIDDETKNLAAHKVDSMMLRIGYPGFILKKHELDERYKQVKIYPDKYFENILNILQHLTKMEQSRIGQPVNKTLWNTAPAVVNAYYSRNKNQIMFPAGILQPPFYHRHFPRSLNFGGIGVVIGHEITHGFDDKGRLFDCEGNLHRWWSDSAIEAFHKRAQCLIDQYGRYTVPEVNMKLDGVNTQGENIADNGGVKQAFHAYLNWLDQHNAEHETLPGINHTHTQLFFLNFAQISLRYGAVQCVQKRCEIN